The genomic segment GCCTTCAGCCGCACGGCGAGGGCGACCGCGGTCTCGTACGGCAGCGCCCCGGGGGCGGCGTCGAGCGGTCCGCACCGCAGCGGGGCGGTGTCCTCCAGCACGGGCAGCGTCTTGGGCACGAGGGCGATGGTGCCACGCTCCTTGACGTACGTCGAAGGGCTCCGGCACAGTGACCGCGTTCGACGAACGTCGAAGGACCGCCACGGGAGGGCCACCGGCCATGAGCAGCAGCACCGCGGACCTGCCCGTCGTGGTCGTCGGCGCCGGGCCCGCCGGGCTCGCGGCGGCGGCGCACCTCACGGGGTACGGCGTCCCGCACGTCGTGCTCGAGGCCGGCGACCGCGCCGGGGCGGCGGTGCTCGGCTGGGGCCACGTGCGCACCTTCACCCCCTGGCGCTGGCTCCTGGACCGCCAGGCGGCGGGGGTCCTCGCCCCGACCGGCTGGGTCCGACCGGAGGGCGAGGTGCCGCCGACCGGCCGGGAGCTCGTCGAGCGCTACCTCGAGCCCCTCGCGGCGGCGCTGGGCACCGTGCGCACGGGCGCCCGGGTGGTGGCCGTGGCCCGCGAGGGCATGGACAAGGCCCGCACGACCGGTCCGGACGCCCGCCCCCTCGTCGTGCGCGTGCGCCGCCGCGACGGCTCGCTCGAGGAGCTGCGCGCCCGCGCGGTGCTCGACGCCTCGGGCACCGGGGAGCGGTGCCCGCTCGGGGCGAACGGCCTGCCGGCGCTCGGCGAGGCCGAGGCGCGCGCGGCGGGCCTGGTCGTCGGGGGCCTGCCGGACGTGCTCGGCGCCGACCGGTCCCGCTTCGCGGGCCGCCGCACGCTCGTCGTCGGGATGGGCCACTCCGCGGCCGGCACGCTCCTCGCCCTGGCCCGTCTCGCCGAGGAGGAGCCGGGCACGGAGCTGCTGTGGGCGATCCGCTCGCGCACCCCGCGCCGGCTGTACGGCGGGGGAGCGGCCGACCAGCTCCCGGCGCGGGGCGCGATCGGCAGCCTGCTGCGCGCGCTCGTCGCGTCCGGGCGCGTGGAGCTGGTGCCCGGCTTCCGCACCGCGCGGCTCGACCTCGTGCCCACCGCGGACGGTCCGGCCGTCGACGTCACGGGCAGCGACGGGTGGAGCGAGCGGACGCTGACCGGGGTGGCGACCGTGGTCGCGGCCACCGGCTCCCGCCCCGACCTCGACGTCCTCTCCGAGGTGCGCCTCGACCTCGACCCCGGCCTGGAGGCGCCCCGGGCGCTCGCCCCGCTCATCGACCCCGAGCACCACTCCTGCGGCACCGTCCCGCCGCACGGCCACCACGAGCTCGCCCAGCCCGAGCCCGGGCTGTGGGTCGTGGGGTCCAAGTCGTACGGCCGGGCGCCCACCTTCCTCGTCGCGACCGGCAACGAGCAGGTGCGCTCCGTCGTCGCCGCCCTGGCCGGCGACACCGCCGCGGCCGACGAGGTGCGCCTCGACCTGCCCGCCACCGGCGTCTGCTCGACCGACCTGCGCCCGGACCCCGAGCCCGCCGCCTGCTGCGGCTGACCGGCCCACCACCCCCACCGAGAGGCAGCACGTGAGCGACGTCGTCGCCGAGACCCCGCGCCGCGGCGAGGACGCCCCCGTCCTGGCCCGGCTCTCCACGCTCGACCGGTTCCTGCCGCTCTGGATCGTCGCTGCGATGGCCGCCGGGCTCCTGCTCGGGCGCGCCGTCGACGGCCTGGACGACGCGCTCGACGCGGTCCGGGTCGGCGACGTGAGCCTGCCCATCGCCCTCGGCCTGCTGCTCATGATGTACCCGGTCCTGGCCAAGGTCCGGTACGGCGAGCTGGGCGCGGTCACCGGCGACCGGCGGCTGCTCGGCGCCTCGCTGGTGCTCAACTGGGTCGTCGGGCCCGCGGTGATGTTCGCCCTCGCCTGGGCCTTCCTCGCCGACCACCCCGAGTACCGCACCGGCCTCGTCATCGTCGGGCTGGCCCGCTGCATCGCCATGGTCCTCATCTGGAACGACCTGTCCTGCGGCGACCGCGAGGCCGGCGCCGTCCTCGTCGCGATCAACGCGGTGTTCCAGGTCGTGGCCTTCGGCGCGCTGGGCTGGTTCTACCTGGACCTGCTCCCCGGCTGGCTGGGGCTGGACCAGACCTCGCTGGACGTGTCGGTCTGGGACATCACGCGCTCGGTGCTGGTGTTCCTCGGCATCCCGCTCGTCGCCGGCTACCTCACCCGCACCCTCGGCGAGCGGCGCCTCGGGCGGGAGGCGTACGAGTCCCGGGTCCTGCCGCGGATCGGCCCGTTCGCGCTGTACGGGCTCCTCTTCACCATCGTGGTCCTCTTCGCGCTGCAGGGGGGCACGATCACCAGCCGCCCCGGCGACGTCGCCCTCATCGCGGTGCCGCTGCTGGCGTACTTCGCCCTGCTGTGGGCCGGGTCGATGGTGCTCGGCCGCGCCCTCGGCCTCGGGTACGCCCGCTCCGCCACCCTGGCGTTCACCGCCGCCGGCAACAACTTCGAGCTGGCCATCGCCGTGGCGATCGGGGTCTTCGGCGTCACCTCCGGACAGGCCCTCGCCGGGGTCGTCGGCCCGCTCATCGAGGTGCCCGTCCTCGTCGGCCTGGTGTACGTGAGCCTCTGGGCCCGCCGCTTCTTCCCCGGCACAGGCACCGGGGCGCCCCCTGCCGCCACCCCCCTCGGAGGGCACCGGTGACAGGGCACGACGCGCCGCCCGCCCCCTGACGGACCACGACCCCACCACGGAGGCCCCGATGCCCGACAAGCCCAGCGTCCTCTTCGTCTGCGTCCACAACGCCGGCCGGTCCCAGATGGCCGCCGGCTGGCTCAGCCACCTCGCCGGCGACGCGGTCGAGGTGCGCTCCGCCGGCTCCGAGCCCGAGGACCGGGTCAACCCCTCCGCGGTGCGGGCCATGGCCGAGGTCGGGATCGACATCGCCGGGCAGCAGCCGAAGGTCCTCACCCCCGAGGCCGTGCAGGCCTCGGACGTCGTCATCACCATGGGCTGCGGCGACGCCTGCCCGGTCTTCCCGGGCAAGCGCTACCTCGACTGGAAGCTCGACGACCCCGCCGGCAAGGACGTCGACGCCGTACGGCCCATCCGTGACGAGATCCGCCGCCGCGTCGAGGTCCTCCTGCGCGAGCTCGTCCCGGCCGGCGGCGCCTAGGCTGCCGCCCGTGGTCGACGGCGCGGGGGTGGGGGTGCGGCTCGTCGAGCCGGCGGACGCGGGGACGCTGTCCCGGCTGCTCGTCGCCAGCCGCGAGCACCTCGCCCCCTGGGAGCCCGAGCGCGGGCCCGAGCACCTCACGCCCGCCGGGCAGGAGGCGGAGGTGGACAGCGCCCTGCGGCGGCACGCCGACGGGACCTCCGTACCGCTCGTCATCACGCTCGACGGCGACGTCGTCGGGCGCATCACCGTCGCCGACGTCGTCC from the Vallicoccus soli genome contains:
- a CDS encoding NAD(P)-binding protein encodes the protein MSSSTADLPVVVVGAGPAGLAAAAHLTGYGVPHVVLEAGDRAGAAVLGWGHVRTFTPWRWLLDRQAAGVLAPTGWVRPEGEVPPTGRELVERYLEPLAAALGTVRTGARVVAVAREGMDKARTTGPDARPLVVRVRRRDGSLEELRARAVLDASGTGERCPLGANGLPALGEAEARAAGLVVGGLPDVLGADRSRFAGRRTLVVGMGHSAAGTLLALARLAEEEPGTELLWAIRSRTPRRLYGGGAADQLPARGAIGSLLRALVASGRVELVPGFRTARLDLVPTADGPAVDVTGSDGWSERTLTGVATVVAATGSRPDLDVLSEVRLDLDPGLEAPRALAPLIDPEHHSCGTVPPHGHHELAQPEPGLWVVGSKSYGRAPTFLVATGNEQVRSVVAALAGDTAAADEVRLDLPATGVCSTDLRPDPEPAACCG
- the arsB gene encoding ACR3 family arsenite efflux transporter, giving the protein MSDVVAETPRRGEDAPVLARLSTLDRFLPLWIVAAMAAGLLLGRAVDGLDDALDAVRVGDVSLPIALGLLLMMYPVLAKVRYGELGAVTGDRRLLGASLVLNWVVGPAVMFALAWAFLADHPEYRTGLVIVGLARCIAMVLIWNDLSCGDREAGAVLVAINAVFQVVAFGALGWFYLDLLPGWLGLDQTSLDVSVWDITRSVLVFLGIPLVAGYLTRTLGERRLGREAYESRVLPRIGPFALYGLLFTIVVLFALQGGTITSRPGDVALIAVPLLAYFALLWAGSMVLGRALGLGYARSATLAFTAAGNNFELAIAVAIGVFGVTSGQALAGVVGPLIEVPVLVGLVYVSLWARRFFPGTGTGAPPAATPLGGHR
- a CDS encoding arsenate reductase ArsC, translated to MPDKPSVLFVCVHNAGRSQMAAGWLSHLAGDAVEVRSAGSEPEDRVNPSAVRAMAEVGIDIAGQQPKVLTPEAVQASDVVITMGCGDACPVFPGKRYLDWKLDDPAGKDVDAVRPIRDEIRRRVEVLLRELVPAGGA